TGGAGTTATGCTTTTCTATTCAGTAGGTGAGTACTTCCAAGGAAGAGCTGTTTCAAATTCTAGAAAAAATATAGCAGAGCTTATGGATATTAGACCTGATTATGCAAATTTACTTGTAGATGGTAAAGAAGAAAAAGTTTCTCCTGAGAAAGTTTCAATTGGAGATATAATTGTTATCAAACCAGGAGAAAAAGTTCCGTTAGATGGAACAATAACAGAAGGAAAATCTATGATGGATACATCTGCTTTAACAGGAGAATCAGTTCCTAGAGTAGTTGAAGAAGGAAATGATATACTTGGTGGATTTATAAATAAAAATGGATTATTAAAGATAAAGGTAACAAAAGAATTTAGTGAATCTACAGTGGCAAAGATTTTAGACTTAGTTGAAAATGCTAACGCTAAAAAAGCTAAAGCAGAAAATTTTATAACTAAATTTTCTAGATATTATACTCCAGTAGTAGTAATAGTAGCAGTTTTACTTGCAGTAGTACCACCGTTATTCTTTGGTAAAGTATTTTCTGATTGGCTTTATAGAGCATTAATATTTTTAGTAATATCTTGTCCATGTGCATTAGTAATTTCTATACCACTTAGCTTCTTTGGAGGTATAGGAGGGGCATCTAAGAAAGGGATACTTATAAAAGGAGGTAATTATCTCGATATATTAAAAGATGCAAATATAGTTGTTTTTGATAAGACAGGAACTATTACAAAGGGAAACTTTAATGTAACTAAGATTGAAAGTATTGATATAGATGATAGAGAGTTATTGAAATATGCAGCATACTGTGAAAGTTATTCAAATCATCCTATAGCACTTTCTATATTAAAAGCATTTGGAGATAATATTGATAAAGAAAGTATTAAAAATTATGAAGAAATAAGCGGACATGGGATTAAAGCAACAATATTTGAAAGAGAAGTTGCTGTTGGAAATGAAAAATTGATGAATAAATTAGGACTTGAAGTACCTAATATAAATGAGATTGGAACTATAGTTCATGTAGCGATAGATGGTGCTTATTCAGGATATATTTTAATTGCCGATGAAATAAAAGAGAGTAGTAAAGAAGGAATTAAATTATTAAAGAAGTTAAATATTAGAGATACAATAATGTTGACAGGAGATAATAAAGTTATAGCTGAAAATATAGCTAAAGAAGTAGGCATAGATAAGGTTTATAGTGAGTTATTACCTTCAGGAAAAGTTGAAAAGATGGAAGAAATTTTAGAAAAGAATAAAGATGGAAAGGTAATATTTGTTGGAGATGGAGTCAATGATGCACCAGTTCTTGCGAGAGCTGATATAGGTATAGCTATGGGTGGATTAGGATCAGATGCAGCTATAGAAGCTGCTGATGTAGTTATAATGACAGATGAGCTTACTAAAATTTCTAGTGCAATCAAGATATCAAGAAAAACTAAACAAATTGTAATAACTAATATAGTTTTTGCACTAGTAGTTAAAGGAATATTTTTATTACTTGGTGCTATGGGGATAGCAACAATGTGGGAAGCTGTATTTAGTGATGTAGGAGTATCAATAATAGCAATATTAAATGCTATGCGAGCATTAAATATAAAAGAATAACTTCTATTAAGGGTTATGTAGAAATTGTCTGCATAACCCTATTTTATTTAAAATTTTATTAAAAAATAAAAAAATGTTAATAATTATGATAGAATAAAAAAAAGAATATTTAGGAGGAACTGATGCAAGAAAAGAAAATTAACAAAAAATATATACTGATAGCTACGGTGATAATTGCTACTATTTGCATAGTATCGACAACAGTGATGATGAGTTTAAATAAAAAAAATAAATATCATTCATATATTAATAGAGCAGATTCTGCATTAAATAAAAATAGGTATGATGAAGCAATTAATTTATATAAAAAAGCGAAAGAATTTTCAAAGGAAGATGCATTAATTGATAATTCAATAAAATTAGCTAATATTATGAAGGAACAAGCAGAAGAAGAAGAAAAAAAGGCAAAGGAAGCGAGAGAGCAGCAAATAAAGCAAAGAGAAGAAGAAAGAATTGCATATCAAAAACAATTAGAAGAACAAGAGAAGAAAAAAGCTGAAGCTGAGAAAAATCAAAAATCAGAAGTAAATAATAAAGAAGAAGAGAGCAGTGAAGAAAAAGGTAGTATTACTAAAGGTGTAGAAAAGTTCTTTAAATCTTTATTTGGTAAATAAATATAAGGGGATAGGAAATTATTATGGGAGTATTAAAAAAATATTTTAAAATAATATTTATTGGAGTTTTAGTTGTTGTAAGTGTTTGTGGATGTAGTAATAATGAAGATGTTATTGAAAATATACCAGAGGATGAAGTATTAGAAAATATGAATGAAAATATTATAGATAGAAATAGTGAATTTTCTATTAAATACACTCAATCAACACAATCACTAAAAAATGCTATCGATGAATATACAAAAAAATTAGAAAGTACAGATCCATATTTAAAATCTTCAATAGTAAATTTTAAATGGCAAACAGAAGAAGAAAAAAACAATAAGGTAGCTAATTTCAATATCGAATATATAGAAAATAGTGAACAAGAAGAAGATATAAAAAGTAAGATAAATGACATATTAGAAAAAAATATAACAGAATCTATGTCAACAACAGATAAAGTTCGTGCTATTGATAGCTACATTAAAAGTAATGTAGATGTAGATGATGATTTAAATAACAGTAGTATATATAATGCTTTAGTAGAGGGAAAGACTAATAGTATAGGATTTTCTAGATTAACATATAGGATGCTTAGAGAGGTTAATATTGAGAGTAAGATGATAAATGGTAAGGTATATGGAAATAATCATAGTTGGAATTTAGTAAATATAGATGGTACATGGCTACATTTAGATATAACTGGTGATAAATTATTTAAGGGAAAATATTTCTTAATTACAGATGATGCTATTAAAAATATGGGTTACCATTGGGATTAAAAATAAAAAATAAAAAAATGAAAAAAAGTTGTTGACAGTGTAGTAAATATTATATATAATAAACTGCGTAGTCAACTTGGAGAGATGGTCGAGTTGGTTTAAGGCACCGGTCTTGAAAACCGGCGTACGTGTGAGCGTACCTAGGGTTCGAATCCCTATCTCTCCGCCATATGGAGTCCACCAATTAATTGGTGGACTTTTTCGTTTATGTTAATAAATAAAATTTAAAATATAAATTAATTGCATTTTAGAATTAAATACATATTAAGTGTAAAATATATTAATTTTTGATTTTATATAAAATCGAATCTATGTGAACTTGATATAAAAAATTTTAAAATAACTGTTGACATTATACAATTAAATTGTTAAAATAAAAAACGTGCCATACATGGAGAGATGGTCGAGTTGGTTTAAGGCACCGGTCTTGAAAACCGGCGTACGTGTGAGCGTACCTAGGGTTCGAATCCCTATCTCTCCGCCATTAATAATTTAATATTATTATAATTCGGAGATGTACTCAAGTTGGCCGAAGAGGCGCCCCTGCTAAGGGTGTAGGTCGTGAAAGCGGCGCGAGGGTTCGAATCCCTCCATCTCCGCCATAAAATCCATCAATTTATTTGATGGATTTTTTATTTTTTTGTAAACACTATAAACATATTATATACAGTATGGTAAAATTTATAATATAGATGTAAATAACTTATATATATGTGTGGTGATTATATGTTAAAAGGAGATAGACTTGTATTAAGAGAAGTAGCTAAGAAAGATTTACATACTTATTTACGATATTGGAGTGATGAAGATATATGTAAATTTGATGGAGGACTTAAGGAGATTCCAACAATTAATGATTTATATACCTTTTTTGATGCGATTTTTAGAAGCAAGAAAAAATATTTAAGTATAGATAATGAAAAAGGTGTAATAGTTGGATATGTGACTTATATATCAATGGAAAATGATGATAAAAGATATATAATAGGTATAACTATAGATAAAAAATTTTGGGGGAGAGGATATGGCACTGAAGCAATGATGGTTGTAATGAAATACTTATTTAATGAACTAGATGCAGAGAGTATATCATTAGAAGTATTATTAGAAAACGAAAGAGCTGGAAAGTGTTATAGAAACTGTGGATTTATAGCGGAAAAAGTGAAAGATGAAAAAATAATGATAGATGGAAAATGTAAAGATATATTAGTTATGAAAATGAATAGAAAAGAATTTTTAAAAATAGTGGATAAAATTTGAAAACATGAATATAATATATTATAGATTTGATTTTTTAATATAAATATGTTAAAATATTTATGCTTGCGGCGGTAGCTCAGCTGGATAGAGTAGGTGGCTACGAACCACTTGGTCGGGGGTTCGAATCCTCTCCGCCGCACCAGAGAAATAACTGGCTAAAATCTGAAACTTAATGTTTTAGATTTTAGCCAGTTTTTGTTTTATTATAAAAGTTTGTTAATATTTTTTCCGAAAATAACTATATATATATATATATTAACAGTAATACTTATTGTGTTTATGTATGTAAATTGTATGGAATGTGTAAGTATAGTTTATTTAGAAATCGTAATATATTTTAGTTATTATTTTATATTTTTAAATATATACTGAGTATGTACGTACAATATATGTACCTGCATATTTCCGAAATTTAGTTGTGAGTGTTTTAGATGTTTAAAAAACTTTTAAGTGGACAAGATATATTACTAATATATGAAATATATTAGGAGGATACCATGATAAGAGTTATGTGCGTCATAGATAGAGATGATTATAAAGCAATAGGATTGCATAAAGGATGGCATTATAACATTAAAGAAATGCTATATCCTAGTAAAATAAAGGTATGTAATGCAGTAGATGGGGTTGTAGTATCAGAGTGGATAGATTCAAGTGATTTTTTTATAGTGGGAACTAATATACCATTTGATGAAAAGGATAAATATTTTAATTTGGGATGCAGAGAATAAAACGATGCATCTTTTTTTATTATAAAATTTACATATTTTAAGGAGTGTTCGTCTTGTAATTAGGATAATACTATAATATATTAGATAAAAAGGAGAACAAAAGTTTGGTAAATTAATAGCAGTTTTAAATTTTGTAATATATAAGGAGAAGGTATGAAATATGAAACACATAAACTTTGTGGGGTTATTTCTTCATTTGCAGTAGGGAATATTATTTTATCAGACGTTCCAGTATTTAAAAGGGTGATTTTTTTAATAGTAATATCTATTTTTGGAGGTTTAGGGGGAACATTTCCAGATGTAGATGCTAAAAATAATAACTGGAATAAGATATTTGGAAGCATATTTAAATTTAGACATAGAGGAAAGATGCATTCATTAATTCCATATATAATAGTATATTTAGTGATTTATAATAAAATATTAAATAATGTTCATAATCATGAATTATTAATTTTATATATTATAGCGATATCGGGATTCTTAATAGGTGTAATAAGTCATTTAGCTTTAGATATAATAACTGTTAGAGGAATTCCGATATTATATCCATTTACCAAAAAAAATTATAGTATCTTAAATTTAAGAACAGAAAAGCATGATAAATATATAAGCTTTATATTAAAGATGTCAGTGGCGATTTATATATTTAATGAGGTAAAAAAGTACAAGTGATTGTTATGGAAAAAATATATATAATCCTGCGAAATACGAACTATAATTGTAAAAATTCAATTATAGTATAGGTATAAGTCTTATATTATGTTAAATTTGTCATAAATTATTTGTACTTACATAAAGGTTTCAGTTATAATTTAAGTAATAAATAAAATGAGGGGGACCCTTATGAGAGAAATATTGGTGCAAGATATAACTAATGCAGTTAAAGAAGCTTGTATAGAATCTAATTGTATATTAAAAAATGATGTTTATAGTGTTATAGAGCAAAAATGTAAAGAAGAGACTTCAGAGTTAGGTAAAGATATACTTAGTAAATTAATAGAAAATGCTGATTATGCTAAGAAAGAGAATATTGCTATATGCCAAGATACAGGTATGATGGTAGTATTTGCTGAGATAGGTCAGGATGTCCACATTATCGGTGGTTCTTTAGAAGAAGCTATTAATGAAGGTGTAAGGCAAGGATATGAAGAAGGATATTTAAGAAAGTCTGTAGTGGCACATCCGATAAATAGAGTTAATACCAATGATAATACACCGGCTATAATTCATTACAAAATAGTTCCGGGAAGAGGTTTTAAACTTAGATTGTGTCCAAAAGGATTTGGATCAGAAAATATGAGTGCACTTAAGATGCTAGTACCAGCAGATGGTGAACAAGGGGTAATAGATTTTGTATTACAAACTGTAAAAAATGCTGGATCAAATCCATGCCCTCCGATAGTTGTAGGTGTAGGAGTAGGTGGAACTATGGAAAAGGCAGCAATTATGGCAAAAGAAGCATTATCTATGAACTTAGATGATAAGAGTCAAGGTGAGTATGAAGAAAAGCTAGAAAAGGTTTTATTAAAGAAGATAAATGAGCTTGGAATAGGTCCACAAGGATTAGGTGGAGATACTACAGCCTTAAAGGTAAGAGTTAAGACTTATCCAACTCATATTGCAGGCTTACCAGTTGCAGTAAATATAAATTGTCATGTAACTAGACATAGTGAGGTGATTTTATGATGAAATTTCAATTGCCATTAAAATCAGAAGATATTGAAAAACTTAATGTTGGCGATATGATATATCTTTCAGGATATTTGTATACAGCAAGAGATGCAGCACATAAACTTATGATAGAAGCGTTGGACAGACAAGAAGAGTTACCAATACCACTAGAAGGTGAGACAATATATTACGCGGAACCATGTCCTACCAAACCAGGACATACATGTGGACCAGCAGGACCTACTACATCTGGTAGAATGGATAAATTTACACCTAGACTTTTAGACTTAGGACTTAAGGTAATGATAGGAAAAGGAAAGAGAAGTCCTGAAGTTATAGAGAGCATTAAGAAAAATAAAGCTGTATATTTAGTTGCTATAGGAGGTCTTGGTGCATTAATATCAAAATCAATAGAATCTGTAGAAGTTGTTGGATATGACTTTTTAGGAACAGAATCTGTTAAGCGAATGAAGGTTAAAGACTTTCCTGTGATAGTTGCTATCGATAGCATGGGAAATAATATATATCAAGAATAACTAAGTGAAAATATGGAGGCTTTAAAATGGACATTTTTCAAGAATCATTAGAATTACATGGTAAACTTAAAGGAAAACTAGAAGTATCATCAAAGGTTAAGGTAGAAAATCAAAAAGATTTATCATTAGCATATTCTCCTGGAGTTGCAGAGAGCTGCAGAGAGATACATAAGGATAAAGCTAATGTATATAAATATACTTCAAAAGGTAATTTAGTAGCAGTTGTCTCAGATGGTACAGCTGTATTAGGATTAGGAGATATTGGTCCTGAAGCTGCTATGCCTGTTATGGAAGGAAAAGCTATTTTATTTAAGGAATTTGGCGATGTAGATGCATTTCCAATATGCTTAGATACAAAAAATGTAGATGAAATAGTTAATATAGTTAAGGCTATAGCACCTACTTTTGGAGGAATAAATTTAGAAGATATATCTGCGCCAAGATGTTTTGAGATAGAATCAAGATTAAAGAAGGAATTAAATATACCAGTATTTCATGATGATCAACATGGTACAGCAATTGTCGTTTTATCAGCACTTATAAATGCATTGAAAGTAGTAGATAAGAAAATAGAAGATTGCAAGATTGTAGTAAATGGAGCAGGATCAGCTGGAAATGCGATAACATATCTTTTATTAGAAGCTGGTGCAAAGAATATAGTAGTTTGTGATAAAGAAGGAATATTAGATCCAGAAACACAAAAACTTGATGATGCAAAAGTTAAATTATCAGAAAATACAAATCCTAATAAGGAAAAGGGATTATTAAAAGATGCATTAGTAAAGGCAGATGTATTTATAGGTGTTTCAGCACCAGGTATAGTAAGTGAAGCTATGGTTCAATCAATGAATAGAGATGCAATTATCTTTGCAATGGCAAATCCTACACCAGAGATAATGCCAGATCTTGCAAAGAAGGCTGGAGCAAAAGTTGTAGGTACTGGAAGATCAGATTTTCCAAATCAAATAAACAATGTATTAGTATTCCCTGGTATATTTAGAGGAGCATTAGATGCTAGGGTAAATGATATAACAACAGAAATGAAACTTGCCGCTGCAAAAGCAATTGCAAGTCTTGTTAAGCCAGAAGAATTAAGTGCTGATTTTGTTATTCCACCAGCATTAAATAAAGAAGTTGCTGAAGTTGTAGCTGATGCTGTTAGAAAAGCTGCAAAGTAGAGATATAGAAATGGCTGTTGAAGAAGGATAAAACAAATCTTCTTCAACAGCCACTTTATATTTATATTAAGCTTTAGGCAACTCCATAAACGTGTCTAGTATGTAGTTTTTCTTTTTTATGTTTTAGTTTAATAATTTTAGCTACTCTTTTAATTATTATAGATGTTTGTAATTTTATATCTAATGTAATAATTATACTTAAGTTAATAACTAATGATATGGAATATACTAATAATGTACATAAGTTTATTATTATACTATTTGAATAGTTTGCTTTAGCATCTGTAGCAGTTACAGCTATTCTATTAGTATTAGTTAATGATAAATCAAAAGTTTTTGAGTCTCTTAGGGAAGAAGCTAAAAAATATGTATTTGAATCTAAAGTATTATCAATATTTTCAACATCTATTATTACAGATTTATTATTTTTTAATGATGATATTATGTTATTAGTTGAATTGGTTCTAATTTTTTTAATTAAGATATCATTTACTTCAAATGATATTATACCAAAAGCGATGGTAATCATAAGAGATAATGCCCAAAATTTAAATTTATTTTTCATAAAAGTACCCCCTTGTATCATCTCGAACAAGTGTTCGTATATTCTTATTATATCATAGCAATTTTTTTTAGCAATAGATTTATTGAAAAAATACGAACAAAAGTTCACGAGTTTTATTATATACTTAAATTTATTATAGAAATAAAAGATTTATGACAAATTTAAAAAACTTAAATTTATTAAGAGACT
Above is a genomic segment from Clostridium bornimense containing:
- a CDS encoding heavy metal translocating P-type ATPase, with product MKSIKKTYILDGLDCGNCANKIQLAISKLDGVESINIDFLTKKMKIEARDEKVLEEAKATVVKIESHVKVREEGYKIEHEGSTCHDGCCSRDSNEESHNHHGHNHEHDHGSEGNNELIKIGIAAVIFLIAIIFNSNSYISIALFIISYIIVGGEVLLRAFKNILRGQVFDENFLMAIATIGAFSIGEMSEGVGVMLFYSVGEYFQGRAVSNSRKNIAELMDIRPDYANLLVDGKEEKVSPEKVSIGDIIVIKPGEKVPLDGTITEGKSMMDTSALTGESVPRVVEEGNDILGGFINKNGLLKIKVTKEFSESTVAKILDLVENANAKKAKAENFITKFSRYYTPVVVIVAVLLAVVPPLFFGKVFSDWLYRALIFLVISCPCALVISIPLSFFGGIGGASKKGILIKGGNYLDILKDANIVVFDKTGTITKGNFNVTKIESIDIDDRELLKYAAYCESYSNHPIALSILKAFGDNIDKESIKNYEEISGHGIKATIFEREVAVGNEKLMNKLGLEVPNINEIGTIVHVAIDGAYSGYILIADEIKESSKEGIKLLKKLNIRDTIMLTGDNKVIAENIAKEVGIDKVYSELLPSGKVEKMEEILEKNKDGKVIFVGDGVNDAPVLARADIGIAMGGLGSDAAIEAADVVIMTDELTKISSAIKISRKTKQIVITNIVFALVVKGIFLLLGAMGIATMWEAVFSDVGVSIIAILNAMRALNIKE
- a CDS encoding transglutaminase-like domain-containing protein, whose product is MGVLKKYFKIIFIGVLVVVSVCGCSNNEDVIENIPEDEVLENMNENIIDRNSEFSIKYTQSTQSLKNAIDEYTKKLESTDPYLKSSIVNFKWQTEEEKNNKVANFNIEYIENSEQEEDIKSKINDILEKNITESMSTTDKVRAIDSYIKSNVDVDDDLNNSSIYNALVEGKTNSIGFSRLTYRMLREVNIESKMINGKVYGNNHSWNLVNIDGTWLHLDITGDKLFKGKYFLITDDAIKNMGYHWD
- a CDS encoding GNAT family N-acetyltransferase, yielding MLKGDRLVLREVAKKDLHTYLRYWSDEDICKFDGGLKEIPTINDLYTFFDAIFRSKKKYLSIDNEKGVIVGYVTYISMENDDKRYIIGITIDKKFWGRGYGTEAMMVVMKYLFNELDAESISLEVLLENERAGKCYRNCGFIAEKVKDEKIMIDGKCKDILVMKMNRKEFLKIVDKI
- a CDS encoding metal-dependent hydrolase, which translates into the protein MKYETHKLCGVISSFAVGNIILSDVPVFKRVIFLIVISIFGGLGGTFPDVDAKNNNWNKIFGSIFKFRHRGKMHSLIPYIIVYLVIYNKILNNVHNHELLILYIIAISGFLIGVISHLALDIITVRGIPILYPFTKKNYSILNLRTEKHDKYISFILKMSVAIYIFNEVKKYK
- a CDS encoding fumarate hydratase → MREILVQDITNAVKEACIESNCILKNDVYSVIEQKCKEETSELGKDILSKLIENADYAKKENIAICQDTGMMVVFAEIGQDVHIIGGSLEEAINEGVRQGYEEGYLRKSVVAHPINRVNTNDNTPAIIHYKIVPGRGFKLRLCPKGFGSENMSALKMLVPADGEQGVIDFVLQTVKNAGSNPCPPIVVGVGVGGTMEKAAIMAKEALSMNLDDKSQGEYEEKLEKVLLKKINELGIGPQGLGGDTTALKVRVKTYPTHIAGLPVAVNINCHVTRHSEVIL
- a CDS encoding Fe-S-containing hydro-lyase; this translates as MMKFQLPLKSEDIEKLNVGDMIYLSGYLYTARDAAHKLMIEALDRQEELPIPLEGETIYYAEPCPTKPGHTCGPAGPTTSGRMDKFTPRLLDLGLKVMIGKGKRSPEVIESIKKNKAVYLVAIGGLGALISKSIESVEVVGYDFLGTESVKRMKVKDFPVIVAIDSMGNNIYQE
- a CDS encoding NAD(P)-dependent malic enzyme yields the protein MDIFQESLELHGKLKGKLEVSSKVKVENQKDLSLAYSPGVAESCREIHKDKANVYKYTSKGNLVAVVSDGTAVLGLGDIGPEAAMPVMEGKAILFKEFGDVDAFPICLDTKNVDEIVNIVKAIAPTFGGINLEDISAPRCFEIESRLKKELNIPVFHDDQHGTAIVVLSALINALKVVDKKIEDCKIVVNGAGSAGNAITYLLLEAGAKNIVVCDKEGILDPETQKLDDAKVKLSENTNPNKEKGLLKDALVKADVFIGVSAPGIVSEAMVQSMNRDAIIFAMANPTPEIMPDLAKKAGAKVVGTGRSDFPNQINNVLVFPGIFRGALDARVNDITTEMKLAAAKAIASLVKPEELSADFVIPPALNKEVAEVVADAVRKAAK